A stretch of the Chelonoidis abingdonii isolate Lonesome George chromosome 11, CheloAbing_2.0, whole genome shotgun sequence genome encodes the following:
- the LOC116830906 gene encoding RNA-binding protein 42, with translation MGGPLRTRAWKTLDGSKETSTWLHLSSLNLYRFEQEVLGAPVSLPSGAPVVEAVPVALAVPAVPTVPPVPVIRPIIATNTYQQVQQSLEARAAAAATVVAPIVAPPVPFVGPVNFSAGERCRIDSPENRSPLFIRRAVVPPQRPPILRPAFVPHVLQRSAGAPRPLAMRPPHHPAMVGPPMPGPQGPQMMMGPPMQRPPGPLMGPIGPMRTGPPVGPGVPIGPITPLMSVPRPPVVAAPKINPMVIQAAPTVYSAPPVKKQEEELREQPPPVVVEEKEPGGLEEAVIGPSMPEVEPVMPEARVLPALRGPELGPIRGRRPRGPEPGFAPMEPVVEPVVEDKKKTRQEKLKRCIRTAAGSCWEDSSLLEWDSDDFRIFCGDLGNEVNDDILARAFSRYPSFLKAKVIRDKRTGKTKGYGFVSFKDPNDYVRAMREMNGKYVGSRPIKLRKSMWKDRNIDVVRKKQKEKKKLGLR, from the exons ATGGGGGGGCCCCTCAGGACAAGAGCATGGAAAACTCTGGATGGTAGCAAAGAGACGTCAACGTGGCTCCATTTGTCATCCCTCAACCTGTATAGGtttgagcaggaggtgctgggggcccCTGTCTCCCTGCCCTCTGGGGCCCCGGTGGTGGAGGCTGTCCCGGTAGCTCTGGCAGTGCCGGCCGTGCCCACGGTGCCCCCAGTCCCAGTGATCCGACCCATCATTGCCACCAACACCTACCAGCAG GTCCAGCAGAGCTTAGAAGCccgagcagctgctgcagccactgTCGTGGCCCCCATCGTGGCCCCCCCGGTACCGTTCGTGGGACCAG TGAACTTCAGCGCTGGCGAGAGGTGCCGGATCGACAGCCCCGAGAACCGAAGCCCCCTCTTCATCCGCAGGGCAG TTGTCCCTCCACAGAGGCCTCCGATCCTTCGACCAGCCTTTGTGCCTCACGTCCTGCAGAGATCTG CTGGTGCTCCCAGGCCCCTGGCGATGCGTCCGCCACACCACCCAGCCATGGTGGGGCCCCCCATGCCCGGTCCCCAGGGCCCACAGATGATGATGGGGCCCCCCATGCAGAGGCCTCCTGGCCCGCTCATGGGGCCCATAGGGCCGATGAGAACTGGCCCACCG GTGGGACCTGGGGTCCCCATCGGCCCGATCACTCCTCTGATGTCGGTTCCGCGCCCCCCCGTCGTGGCAGCTCCGAAGATAAACCCCATGGTGATCCAGGCAGCCCCCACAGTGTACTCTGCGCCGCCAGTGAAAAAGCAGGAG gaggagctgcgggagcagcctCCACCAGTCGTGGTGGAGGAGAAGGAGCcaggggggctggaggaggctgtgATTGGTCCCAGCATGCCCGAGGTGGAGCCTGTGATGCCAGAGGCCAGGGTGCTGCCTGCACTGCGTGGGCCTGAGCTGGGTCCCATACGAGGGCGTCGGCCCCGTGGCCCCGAACCCGGATTTGCACCAATGGAG CCCGTGGTGGAGCCTGTGGTCGAGGACAAGAAGAAAACGAGGCAGGAAAAGCTGAAGCGCTGCATCCGCACGGCGGCCGGGAGCTGCTGGGAGGACTCCAGCCtgctggagtgggactcag ATGACTTCCGGATCTTCTGCGGGGACCTGGGCAATGAGGTGAACGACGACATCCTGGCCCGGGCCTTCAGCCGCTACCCGTCCTTCCTCAAGGCCAAGGTGATCCGGGACAAGCGCACCGGCAAGACCAAGGGCTACGGGTTCGTCAGCTTCAAGGACCCCAACGACTACGTCCGCGCCATGCGCGAGATGAACG GTAAATACGTGGGCAGCCGCCCCATCAAGCTGCGCAAGAGCATGTGGAAGGATCGCAACATTGATGTGGTGCGCAAGAagcagaaagagaagaagaaactTGGACTGAgatag